In Campylobacter sp. 2014D-0216, the following proteins share a genomic window:
- a CDS encoding sodium-dependent transporter — translation MNEKFSKIGFILAVAGSAVGLGNAWKFPTLVGQNGGSAFVLLYLVLTLAVGFVIFLAELSIGKLSEKDPVNAYYTLAPKHKRAWSIVGFSLIGAILIVSFYSVIIGWIVKYAYFGFFSLPKTIEESGAVFENLLNQDVVSQFVCFTFVFAVIFYVVSKGVKSGIEKLNVWMMPSLFILLILMLGYSFSMDGFSKASEFLFVPDFSKLGVGAFLSALGLACFSLSIGVGSIITYSASLPDKTNFISSTINIIIINIIIGLMMGLIVFTFIFEFNGNPSQQGPGLIFVSLMSLFSNIDPISFLPLGNILAIAFFVALFFAGVTSAVSMIEPLAFYLINSYNFTRKKALIFIAFVVYILGSLCILSNIEWSKDSLEIFGKTFFDILDFIASNLMMPLGGLFGAIFVGFVLKKEVLQTLFYPYMKGIFFECWYFFVRYISPLAVILIMVKQLFF, via the coding sequence ATGAATGAAAAATTTTCTAAAATAGGCTTTATTTTAGCTGTGGCAGGATCTGCTGTGGGATTAGGAAATGCTTGGAAATTTCCAACCTTAGTAGGACAAAATGGTGGTTCAGCATTTGTGCTTTTATATTTAGTTTTAACTTTGGCTGTTGGTTTTGTGATTTTTTTAGCAGAGCTAAGCATTGGTAAACTAAGTGAAAAAGACCCGGTTAATGCTTATTATACTCTAGCACCAAAACATAAAAGAGCGTGGTCGATAGTTGGTTTTTCTTTAATTGGTGCTATTTTGATTGTTTCTTTTTATAGTGTAATTATAGGTTGGATTGTTAAATATGCTTATTTTGGATTTTTTTCTTTGCCTAAAACTATAGAAGAAAGTGGAGCTGTTTTTGAAAACTTACTAAATCAAGATGTGGTATCGCAATTTGTATGTTTTACTTTTGTTTTTGCGGTGATTTTTTATGTAGTTTCAAAAGGTGTTAAGAGTGGTATAGAAAAGCTGAATGTTTGGATGATGCCAAGTTTATTTATTTTGTTAATTTTAATGCTCGGTTATTCTTTTAGTATGGATGGTTTTTCTAAGGCAAGTGAATTTTTATTTGTGCCTGATTTTTCTAAACTTGGGGTTGGTGCTTTTTTAAGTGCTTTAGGACTTGCTTGTTTTTCTTTATCTATAGGTGTGGGTTCGATTATAACTTATTCAGCAAGCTTACCTGATAAGACAAATTTTATTAGTAGCACGATTAATATTATTATCATTAATATCATCATTGGTTTAATGATGGGGCTTATCGTATTTACTTTCATATTTGAATTTAATGGCAATCCATCACAGCAAGGCCCTGGTTTGATCTTTGTGTCCTTGATGAGTTTATTTTCTAATATAGATCCTATAAGTTTTTTACCTTTAGGAAATATTTTAGCCATAGCATTTTTTGTTGCATTGTTTTTTGCAGGTGTTACTTCGGCGGTTTCTATGATAGAGCCTTTGGCTTTTTATTTGATTAATTCTTATAATTTTACAAGAAAAAAAGCTTTGATTTTTATTGCTTTTGTTGTTTACATTTTGGGTAGTTTGTGTATATTATCGAATATTGAATGGAGTAAAGACTCATTAGAAATTTTTGGAAAAACTTTCTTTGATATCTTAGATTTTATCGCTTCTAATTTAATGATGCCTTTAGGTGGATTGTTTGGTGCTATATTTGTAGGATTTGTACTTAAAAAAGAAGTCTTACAAACACTGTTTTACCCATATATGAAAGGTATATTTTTTGAATGTTGGTATTTTTTTGTGAGATACATTTCTCCTTTAGCTGTGATTTTAATCATGGTAAAACAATTATTTTTTTAA
- a CDS encoding F0F1 ATP synthase subunit C — MKKIVFLMLALSGFAFAAEGSMNQWLASFSILAAGLGLGVAALGGAIGMGNTAAATIAGTARNPGLGGKLMTTMFIALAMIEAQVIYALVIALIALYANPFQALVAA; from the coding sequence ATGAAAAAAATCGTTTTTTTAATGTTAGCTTTAAGCGGTTTTGCATTTGCAGCTGAAGGTTCTATGAACCAATGGTTGGCTTCATTTTCTATCTTAGCAGCAGGTCTAGGACTTGGTGTTGCAGCACTAGGTGGAGCGATCGGTATGGGTAACACTGCAGCAGCAACTATCGCAGGTACTGCTAGAAACCCAGGTCTTGGCGGAAAATTAATGACAACTATGTTTATTGCTTTAGCGATGATCGAAGCTCAAGTTATTTATGCACTTGTTATCGCGCTTATCGCTCTTTATGCTAACCCATTCCAAGCATTGGTAGCAGCTTAA
- a CDS encoding sodium-dependent transporter has protein sequence MNDKFSKIGFILAVAGGAIGLGNAWKFPTLVGQNGGFAFVLLYLLLTISVGFCVFLAEIAMGRLSQSDPVNAYKSLATKYAHKWKFAGFFMLGGIFVLSFYLVIMGWVLKYMVTSVYYLPSNTQEASALFGNLIQNSILESSVYFLIAFFLTLFVVSRGVKSGIEKLNIWIMPSLFIMLILMLVYCFFQDGFKEAFVYLFYPDFSKLSLNSVLTALGLAFFTLCLGIGCITTYAASLKDDTNLITSSMVIVLLNILIGLMMGLIVFTFIFKFNANPAEGAGLVFISLTTLFSNLDSVLGHFLAFYFFLALFFAGITSAVSMIEPFTFYLVNEYQISRKKALIFIGLVVFVLGMSCILSFSASYGASFSFFGLSFFDILDKLTSNFMLPLGVIASAIFVGFFMDKEKIYHLFSKFMSRRVFEVWYFLLRFIAPLSIIIIMLNQIL, from the coding sequence ATGAATGATAAATTTTCTAAAATCGGCTTTATTTTAGCCGTAGCAGGTGGAGCTATAGGACTTGGAAATGCTTGGAAATTTCCAACCTTAGTAGGGCAAAATGGTGGTTTTGCATTTGTGCTTTTGTATTTGCTTTTAACAATTAGTGTGGGATTTTGCGTGTTTTTGGCTGAAATTGCCATGGGAAGATTAAGTCAAAGTGATCCTGTAAATGCCTATAAAAGCCTAGCAACCAAATACGCTCATAAGTGGAAATTCGCGGGATTTTTTATGCTTGGCGGAATTTTTGTACTTTCGTTTTATTTAGTGATCATGGGTTGGGTTTTAAAGTATATGGTTACTTCAGTTTATTATTTACCTAGTAATACTCAAGAAGCGAGTGCTTTGTTTGGTAATTTGATACAAAATAGCATCTTAGAAAGTAGTGTGTATTTTCTTATTGCGTTTTTTCTTACTTTATTTGTGGTTTCAAGAGGGGTAAAAAGTGGTATAGAAAAATTAAATATTTGGATTATGCCAAGTTTATTTATCATGCTTATTTTGATGCTAGTATATTGTTTTTTTCAAGATGGTTTTAAAGAAGCATTTGTGTATTTGTTTTATCCTGATTTTAGTAAATTAAGTTTAAATTCAGTATTGACAGCATTAGGACTTGCATTTTTTACCTTGTGTTTGGGTATAGGTTGCATTACAACTTATGCGGCGTCATTAAAAGATGATACTAATTTGATCACAAGTTCAATGGTGATTGTGCTTTTAAATATTCTCATTGGCTTGATGATGGGGCTTATTGTGTTTACTTTTATATTTAAATTTAATGCCAATCCAGCAGAAGGTGCGGGCTTAGTTTTTATTTCTCTAACAACACTGTTTTCCAATTTAGACAGTGTTTTGGGACATTTTTTGGCTTTTTATTTTTTCTTGGCTTTATTTTTTGCAGGAATTACCTCGGCTGTTTCCATGATAGAACCTTTTACTTTTTATCTTGTAAATGAGTATCAAATTTCAAGAAAGAAAGCCTTGATTTTTATAGGTTTGGTGGTTTTTGTTTTAGGAATGAGTTGTATTTTATCTTTTAGTGCAAGCTATGGAGCTAGTTTTAGCTTTTTTGGATTGAGCTTTTTTGATATTTTAGATAAGTTAACATCTAATTTTATGCTACCTTTGGGCGTGATTGCAAGTGCTATCTTTGTTGGCTTTTTTATGGATAAAGAAAAAATATATCACTTATTTTCTAAATTTATGAGTCGAAGGGTTTTTGAAGTGTGGTATTTCTTGTTAAGATTTATTGCTCCTTTATCAATTATT
- a CDS encoding sodium-dependent transporter, with protein sequence MNEKFSKIGFILAVAGSAVGLGNAWKFPTLVGNNGGSAFVFVYLLLTLLVAFVIFLAELSIGKLSEKDPVNAYHTLAPKHKKAWSYAGFFMLGAIILVSFYSVVIGWIAKYAYLGFFELPKNTSEAGVAFENLLNQDVVSQFVCFTFVFAVIFYVVSKGVKSGIEKLNVWMMPSLFILLILMLGYSFSMDGFSKASEFLFVPDFSKLSVDSILDALGLAFFSMSLGVCVILTYAASLPDKTNFISSAFNIIIINTIIGLMMGLIVFTFIFEFGADPTQQGPGLIFISLTTLFAKLGFLGNILAIAFFIALFFAGITSAISMIEPFTFYLINRYQISRKKALVFVGVIVYFLGSLSILSFYHVSAPSLNFFGKSFFDILDFFIQNLLMPISALITAFFVGFVIKKEALQKLFQPFMRGVCFEVWYIFLRYISPLAVILIMARQLLF encoded by the coding sequence ATGAATGAAAAATTTTCTAAAATAGGCTTTATTTTAGCCGTAGCAGGATCTGCTGTGGGGCTAGGAAATGCTTGGAAATTTCCAACTTTAGTTGGTAATAATGGTGGATCGGCTTTTGTTTTTGTGTATTTGCTTTTAACCTTATTAGTAGCTTTTGTGATTTTTTTAGCAGAGCTAAGCATTGGTAAACTAAGTGAAAAAGATCCGGTTAATGCTTATCATACTTTAGCGCCAAAGCATAAAAAGGCATGGTCTTATGCGGGTTTTTTTATGTTAGGTGCAATCATTTTAGTGTCTTTTTATAGCGTGGTGATAGGTTGGATAGCCAAGTATGCTTATCTTGGTTTTTTTGAACTTCCAAAAAATACTAGTGAAGCAGGTGTGGCTTTTGAAAACTTACTAAATCAAGATGTGGTATCGCAATTTGTATGTTTTACTTTTGTTTTTGCAGTGATTTTTTATGTAGTTTCAAAAGGTGTTAAGAGTGGTATAGAAAAACTGAATGTTTGGATGATGCCAAGTTTATTTATTTTGTTAATTTTAATGCTTGGTTACTCTTTTAGTATGGATGGTTTTTCTAAGGCAAGTGAATTTTTATTTGTGCCTGATTTTTCTAAATTAAGTGTTGATTCCATATTAGATGCGCTAGGTCTTGCATTTTTTAGCATGTCTTTAGGGGTATGTGTGATTTTAACTTATGCGGCAAGCTTGCCTGATAAGACAAATTTTATTAGTAGTGCTTTTAATATCATTATTATCAACACCATCATTGGTTTGATGATGGGGCTTATTGTGTTTACTTTTATTTTTGAATTTGGTGCTGATCCAACTCAACAGGGACCAGGGCTTATTTTCATATCATTAACTACGCTTTTTGCAAAGTTGGGATTTTTAGGAAATATTTTAGCCATAGCCTTTTTTATTGCGTTATTTTTTGCAGGAATCACCTCGGCTATTTCTATGATAGAGCCTTTCACTTTTTATCTAATAAACCGTTATCAAATTTCAAGAAAGAAAGCTTTGGTTTTTGTAGGTGTGATAGTGTATTTTCTTGGAAGTTTGTCTATACTTTCTTTTTATCATGTAAGTGCACCAAGTTTAAATTTCTTTGGAAAAAGTTTTTTTGATATTTTAGACTTTTTCATACAAAATTTACTCATGCCAATTTCTGCATTGATTACTGCATTTTTTGTGGGATTTGTGATTAAAAAAGAAGCTTTGCAAAAATTATTTCAGCCTTTTATGCGCGGTGTGTGTTTTGAAGTGTGGTATATCTTTTTAAGATATATTTCTCCTTTAGCAGTGATTTTAATCATGGCTAGACAGCTTTTATTCTAA